The following are from one region of the Trichoderma breve strain T069 chromosome 5, whole genome shotgun sequence genome:
- a CDS encoding carbon-nitrogen hydrolase domain-containing protein: protein MWFRICTSMTSDNQPLVLEYSSLIFLLVPGVAGTKPSVMAIAAIGQICSTGSITANLNQCVRLVAKAALGGAQVLFLPEASDYIAVNARASLDLAVPQASSPFVQGLRAAAKAHSIAVHVGIHDTVVGQEADQPAQKILNRALYINADGGIEEAATYDKLHVFDYGALRESATVQPGSRFTPPFDSPVGRIGSLICFDLRFPETALALAQPGSGSPWATRPAQIITYPSAFTLRTGEAHWETLLRARAIETQSYIVAAAQVGRHNEKRASYGRSMVVDPWGKVLVCLKGVSDADGNAEDGAVEEIGFADIDLDELERVRREMPLQRRTDVYPELTGV from the exons ATGTGGTTTCGCATCTGCACAAGCATGA CAAGCGACAACCAGCCTCTGGTACTCGAGTACAGCAGCCTGATCTTTTTGCTTGTACCCGGTGTAGCTGGTACTAAGCCATCAGTCATGGCCATTGCA GCAATCGGCCAGATTTGCTCCACTGGCTCAATCACGGCAAATCTAAACCAGTGTGTGAGACTGGTTGCCAAGGCGGCACTTGGTGGAGCTCAA gttctcttcctcccagaAGCATCCGATTACATTGCTGTCAATGCCCGAGCTTCGCTAGACTTGGCCGTTCCACAAGCGTCGTCTCCGTTCGTCCAAGGTCTCCgtgccgctgccaaggcccACTCCATTGCCGTCCATGTCGGCATCCACGACACCGTAGTGGGCCAGGAGGCCGACCAGCCAGCTCAAAAGATACTGAACCGGGCCCTGTATATCAACGCCGACGGTGGTATTGAAGAAGCGGCTACGTATGACAAGCTGCATGTCTTTGATTACGGGGCCCTCCGGGAGAGCGCAACCGTCCAGCCGGGCTCGAGATTCACGCCGCCGTTTGACTCCCCCGTCGGCAGGATAGGCAGCCTAATCTGCTTCGACTTGCGGTTCCCAGAAACagccctcgccctcgcccagCCAGGCAGCGGCAGCCCCTGGGCCACCCGTCCGGCTCAGATCATCACCTATCCCAGCGCATTCACGCTGCGGACGGGAGAGGCGCACTGGGAGACGTTGCTCCGCGCTCGCGCCATTGAGACGCAGAGCTACAttgtggcggcggctcaGGTTGGCCGGCACAACGAGAAGCGGGCTAGCTATGGCCGTAGCATGGTTGTCGATCCATGGGGCAAGGTCCTGGTGTGCCTCAAGGGTGTATCAGACGCCGATGGCAACGCGGAAGATGGGGCCGTCGAGGAGATTGGCTTCGCAGACATTGACCTTGATGAGCTAGAGAGGGTTCGGAGGGAGATGCCGCTCCAACGACGAAC CGATGTTTATCCCGAGCTTACTGGCGTATGA